The following coding sequences lie in one Sorghum bicolor cultivar BTx623 chromosome 6, Sorghum_bicolor_NCBIv3, whole genome shotgun sequence genomic window:
- the LOC110436319 gene encoding glucose-6-phosphate 1-dehydrogenase, cytoplasmic isoform-like, which yields MSGGSTPSSRRNSFNSLSRDLDLPSEQGCLSIVVLGASGDLAKKKTFPALYHLFDQGFIQSGEVHIFGYARSNLSDDGLRERIRGYLKGDPEDLSEFLQLIKYVSGSYDTGEGFQKLNKTISQYEASNKSGSYRRLFYLALPPSVYPSVCKMIRTYCMNPSSHPGWTRVIVEKPFGKDLDSAEELSAQLGELFEEHQLYRIDHYLGKELVQNLLVLRFANRLFLPLWNRDNIDNIQIVFREDFGTEGRGGYFDQYGIIRDIIQNHLLQVFCLVAMEKPVSLKPEHIRDEKVKVLQSVNPIKPEEVVLGQYDGYKDDPTVPDDSNTPTFASVVLRVHNERWEGVPFILKAGKALSSRKAEVRVQFKDVPGDIFRNKRQGRNEFVIRLQPSEAMYMKLTVKKPGLEMATEQSELDLSYGMRYQNIKIPEAYERLILDTIRGDQQHFVRRDELKAAWQIFTPLLHDIDDGKLKALPYEPGSRGPKEADELSARVGYVQTHGYIWIPPTLA from the exons ATGTCAGGAGGATCGACACCATCATCAAGGCGAAACAGCTTTAATTCTTTGTCTAGAGACCTAGACCTTCCTTCAGAGCAAGGTTGTCTCTCCATTGTTGTACTTGGGGCTTCTGGTGACCTTGCTAAGAAGAAAACTTTCCCAGCCCTCTACCACCTCTTTGATCAG GGATTTATACAATCTGGTGAAGTCCATATATTTGGTTATGCTAGATCAAATCTTTCTGATGATGGGTTAAGAGAACGCATTCGTGG GTATCTCAAAGGAGACCCAGAAGATCTTTCAGAATTTTTGCAATTA ATAAAATATGTCAGTGGTTCCTATGACACTGGAGAAGGATTTCAGAAACTGAACAAGACAATATCACAGTATGAGGCGTCAAACAAATCAGGAAGCTATCGCAGGCTCTTTTATTTGGCATTGCCTCCATCTGTCTACCCTTCAGTGTGCAAAATGATCAGAACATATTGCATGAATCCAT CTTCTCACCCTGGATGGACCAGAGTCATTGTTGAGAAGCCCTTTGGAAAGGACTTGGATTCCGCTGAAGAATTAAGTGCCCAACTTGGGGAGCTATTCGAGGAACACCAACTATACAGAATAGACCATTACCTGGGAAAAGAGTTGGTCCAAAACTTG CTTGTCCTTCGTTTTGCCAACCGCTTGTTCTTGCCTCTTTGGAACCGCGACAATATTGATAATATACAG ATAGTATTCAGGGAGGACTTTGGAACTGAAGGGCGTGGAGGATATTTTGACCAATATGG AATCATTCGTGATATCATTCAGAATCATTTACTGCAG GTTTTCTGTTTGGTTGCGATGGAAAAGCCTGTCTCCCTTAAGCCTGAGCACATCAGAGATGAGAAAGTCAAG GTTCTGCAATCTGTGAACCCTATTAAGCCTGAAGAGGTAGTCCTTGGGCAATACGATGGCTACAAGGATGACCCTACAGTGCCAGATGACTCAAATACCCCAACTTTTGCATCTGTTGTTCTTCGGGTACACAATGAAAGATGGGAAG GTGTTCCTTTCATTCTTAAAGCTGGTAAAGCATTGAGCTCAAGGAAAGCAGAAGTTCGGGTGCAATTCAAGGATGTTCCTGGTGACATTTTTAGAA ATAAGAGGCAAGGAAGAAATGAGTTTGTTATACGCCTCCAACCATCAGAAGCCATGTACATGAAACTAACT GTTAAGAAGCCTGGGTTAGAAATGGCTACTGAACAAAGTGAACTTGATTTGTCATATGGTATGCGGTACCAAAATATCAAAATTCCTGAGGCATATGAACGCCTTATCTTGGATAC AATAAGAGGAGACCAGCAGCACTTCGTTCGCAGAGATGAGCTAAAG GCTGCTTGGCAGATTTTCACTCCTTTGCTGCACGACATTGACGACGGCAAGCTGAAGGCCCTCCCATATGAACCTGGCAGTCGAGGCCCCAAGGAAGCAGACGAATTGAGCGCGAGAGTTGGATATGTGCAGACCCACGGTTACATATGGATACCACCGACCCTTGCATAG